One genomic window of Fibrobacter sp. UWT2 includes the following:
- a CDS encoding metal ABC transporter ATP-binding protein, which translates to MVLIKCRQLTLGYGNKDIVSDFDYDINAGEYLCIVGRNGSGKTTLLRGISGLLSPKSGSIELCDGLTRNQIGYLPQITNVQKDFPASVEEIVLSAFQGKKGLLPFYKRAHRERAMECMALTRTESLRKACFRELSGGQRQRVLLARALCAAERLLLLDEPVTGLDPESTESMYRIISDLHKSGMTIIMVTHDLEAAHRESSRILDFDPIEDRRG; encoded by the coding sequence ATGGTTTTGATTAAGTGCCGTCAATTGACACTTGGGTACGGGAACAAAGATATCGTGAGCGATTTCGACTACGATATTAATGCAGGGGAATACCTTTGCATCGTGGGCCGCAATGGTTCCGGAAAGACCACGCTCTTGCGCGGCATTTCGGGACTGCTTTCGCCCAAGAGTGGAAGTATCGAATTGTGCGACGGCCTTACGCGAAACCAGATTGGCTACTTGCCGCAAATCACGAACGTGCAGAAAGATTTTCCGGCGTCGGTCGAAGAAATCGTGCTCTCTGCGTTCCAGGGTAAAAAAGGACTCTTGCCGTTTTACAAGAGGGCCCACCGGGAACGCGCCATGGAGTGCATGGCGCTTACGCGGACCGAAAGTTTGCGCAAGGCCTGCTTCCGCGAACTTTCGGGGGGCCAAAGGCAACGCGTGCTTTTGGCCCGGGCCCTCTGCGCCGCCGAACGTTTGCTGTTGCTCGACGAGCCCGTCACCGGCCTTGATCCGGAATCGACAGAATCCATGTACAGAATCATTAGCGACTTGCACAAGAGCGGTATGACCATCATCATGGTGACTCACGATCTTGAAGCAGCCCACAGAGAATCCAGCCGCATTCTGGATTTCGACCCGATTGAAGATAGGAGAGGATAG